Within the Deltaproteobacteria bacterium genome, the region GATGTTGGGATTTTATGTGGCATCAGTTCGGGTTGTCCGAAGGGTGGCGTGAGAGCGGAGGCAGTTCGAGAAAGGCGACGGCGACCTCGGGATCGAACATGGTGGTGGCTCCGTCCCGGATGAGGCGCGCCGCCTCTTCGGGGGCGATGGCCGTGCGGTGCGGGCGATCGGATACGACGGAGTCGTAGAACTCCGCCACGGAAAGGATTCGCGCCGGGATCGAAATGTCCGCGCCCCGGAGACCGTACGGATATCCCGACCCGTCGAAATGCTCATGGTGCTCCAGGATCGCACGTCGGGCCGCTTCCATGCCCGGGACGCCTTCCAGCATTTTCGCGCCGAGGAACGGGTGCTTCCGTACCAGATCCGTTTCGTGGTCGTTCAGCCGACGTTTCTTGGAGAGCAGGTTTCCCGGAATCCCTACGATTCCCACGTCGTGCAGCTCGGCGGCGTGGCTTAAAGAGGCGAGCTCGGCGCCTCCGATCCCCATCCGCTCCCCGATCCGGATCGACAGGTCGCGAACCCTTCCCGCGTGCCCGGAAAGAAACGGGAATCGAAGCTCGAGCGCTCCCGACAGGGAGGATAGGATGGAAAGGGAGAACGTCCGGACATTTTCCCGGAAATCCATCCCTTGCGCCAGGATCGCGGCGATCTCTCCCGAGATGGGGGCGAACGTCTTCAGGTCGTCGTGGGTGAACGGCTTGTGGTCCTTGCGGTTCGTCAGGTGGAGCGCGCCGAGCGTTTGCCCGCGGTGGGTGAGGGGGATGGAAAGGAACGATTCCGTCTGGTATCCGTTCTTCGTGAACGGAGTCCCGATCGGCGAATCTTCCGCCTTGGATACCACCAGCGGGATCTGGTGATCCACGACCCAGTGGGTGATGGGGCCGGGGCGGAAACCTCCGGACGCCGCGACGTGTTCCTCGCGGCGGCTGAACCCGATGGCGGCGCAAAGCGAATAGTCCCCATCGGCGCCTTTCACGACGATGGAACCGCGGCCCGCCGAGAGGCCCTGCATCCCGGTGAACAGCAGGATCTCCAGGAATTTGTCCATGTCCACCACGGAGCGGCTCGCGTCGTAGATCTTCCGGACGGGAAGGTCCTGGAGGGTGTTTTTCACGGGCGCGGAATCGCACGTCTCGTGGAAACAGCACGCGCGGCCGCCCCCCTGGGCCTTGGCGGCGTGCTGCGCCCGGTCGACCTTGGTCAGCAGGTCGGCGCGGTCGAACGAGTCGGACGGAAACGAAGCGATTCCGACGCTGACGGACAACCGCTCGTTCCGGGTATTCTCCTCGCCCGGCAGGAGGTGGCGCTTGAACCTCTGGATGATCCGGGAGGCGAGCGTCTGCGCACCTTCGGTGTTTCCGTCCAGGAGGATGATGGCGAATTCGTCTCCACCGAGCCGCGCCACCGTATCGACCTCCCGCACGCAACCCGCCAGGATTCCCGCGAACTCCTGCAGGGCGATATCCCCGGCGGACGGCCTGAACCGGTGGTTGTACGCCTTGAAGCCGTCCAGGTCGAGGGTGAGGAGGCTGAACGAATCCCCGTTGCGTCGCGAACGCAGAATCTCCTTTTCCAGCTGGTTGTCGAAATACCTGCGATTGTAGAGGTGGGTTAGCGGATCGAGAAAAGAGTAGTAGGATAGGGCTTTCATCGAATCGCTGCGATGGAGAAGGTTTTCCGCCTGCATGGAGAGCGCCCACAGCAGCTTCACCTGTATCGTCGAGAACGGATGCGAATCGCGCTTGCCGAACACGAGCGTGCCGACCACGTCGCGGTCGCGCCGAAGGGGGAAGGCCAGAAGGGAGCTCGAACCCCACGTGTCGCAGATCGGCCGGAACCAGGCGTCGCGATCGATGTCGAGCAACACCGTTTTCCCGAAACGGGCGGCGATCGCCGCGGGGGCCGCGATATGGGGCACTCGCTCCGTCGGCGGAAACGGATCGACACGGCGATTCACCCGGAGCTCCCACGTCCCGGGCGCATCCTCGGGGGCGACCAGGAAACCGCACGCCTCGATGCCCGCGATTTCCTCCGCGATGTCGAAAACGGATTCGAATGTGGTTTCCAGTTCGAACGACGTTCCCAGGAGGCAGGAACTTTTCAGGAGGGTGTTCACGGGAGTGGCGAGCGACGATATTTCCTCATGCGTGATTTCCAGCGGGAAATCGATCGTGCATCGAGGAAGGCCTGTGATATCGAAGGGTGCCATACCGATCCCCGGTGGAGCCGCATGTTATGGACGCCGTATATGCAAAGGCTCCATAATTGCTTCAGCAAGTTTTGGACCTAATTGCCGATAAACAAGTTATGAAAAATCGTTGCAAAAATAAACAGATGCAAGGGAAGGATGTGGCATTGATTTCTTGCACGGAAAATAAATACCCATAAGTGGAAATATGATCGGCAAACAGTGTGTAAATAATGCTTATTCCTATTGATTGGGGGCGAACATGATTCATTCGCGGGGATTGATTGTCGGCTGGGCGGTGACCGCGCTTCTCTTCACCTCGTGCGATCGTTCCCCGGAAGGCAAATTGGCGAAGCATTTGAAAAGGGGTGACGAATACGCGAAGGAGGAGAAGTTCAAGGAAGCGATCATCGAATACAAAAACGCCGTGAAAGCGGTGCCGAAAGATCCGATGGCCCACTGGAAGCTGGCGAAGGCGTCTCTCGACGCGAGGGACGTGCGGACCGCGTTCGTTGAGCTTCAGAAGACGCTGGAGCTCGACCCCGGGAACTTCGAAGCGATGGGCAAGCTCGGGGAGCTGTACGTGGTGGCCGGAAAACAGGCGGAGGCCATGCGGATCGCCGACAACCTGGTGAAGAGCCGCCCGCTGGATCCGGAAGGATACATCCTGTTGTCCGGGCTTGCGGTCCGATCGGGAAAAGTGGACGAAGGGATCCTGAAGCTGAAGAAAGCCGTGGAGCTCGACCCGAAGCGGATTCGCACGTACCTGACGATCGGGAACCTGTATCTTGCGAAGCGCGACCCCGGGAACGCGAAGGAGTGGTACGAAAAGGCCCTGGGGGCCGATCCGAATTCCGTGGACGCCCTCGTTGCCCGGGGCAATTTCCTGTTCGGCACCGGGGAACGGGAAGAAGGGGAGAAGGAATACCGAAAGGCGATCGGACTCTCGAGGGAGAAGGAAACCTTGCGGATCGCGCTGGCGGAGAACCATCTTATACATGGAAGGAGGGAGGACGGAGAGAAGGAGCTGGACGCGGTGATCCGGGAGTTGAACTCGCAGAAGGCGCGCAAGGTGCTGGCGGAGATCAAGCTCGAAACCGGAAGGATGGAGGAAGCCAAGCCGATCGTCGATGGGATCCTCAAGGAAAACGGCAAGGACCTGGACGGGAAATATCTGAAGGGAAGAATCGCGCTGGCGGAAAATCGGCTGGACGACGCCAAGGGGCTGTTCGGCGATGTCGTGAGCCAGGATGCCGGAATGGCGCGCGCCCGGTTCTACAACGGGCTTACCGAGATCCGGCAGGGACGCATCGAAATGGGCCGGAAAGAATTGGAGGAGGCGGTGAAACTGGAGCCCTCCAACGCCCGTTTCCGGCTGCTCCTCGGAGAGATCGCATTGCGCTCGGGTTCACCCGAGGCGGCGGAAAAAGCGGCCCTCGAGGTACTTCGGCAAAACGGCTCGAACGGACTGGCCTCGATGCTCCTGGCCGATTCGTACCTGGCGCGCAAGGAATGGAGGAAGGCCGAGCAGATCTATCAGTCGATGATCAAGCAGCTTCCGAAGAGTCCGGTCGGGTACATGAAGATGGGGCTTTCGCGAAAGCTGCAGCGCAAGCCGGCCGAAGCGGCCGGCTTCTTCGCGCAGGCGGCGGAGCGCAGCCCGAAGGATCTATCCGGGTTCAACGAATATGTGTTCGCGTTGGCCGCGGCGAAAGACACGGCGAAGGCAAAGAGAGTCCTGGACGACCGGATGGCGAGGGAACCGAAGAACCCGATCCTGTGGGACATGACGGGACGGTTCCAGCTCGCCGCCGGGAACAAGGCGGAGGCGGAAGCCGCCTTCCTGAAATGCATCGAGTTTGCGCCCGACTTCACACCGCCGTATTACCAGCTCGCGGTGATGTACGCGTCGCAGGAGAAGTTTTCCGAGGCGGCGAAGCGCCTGTCGAAGGTCATCGCGCAGAACGACAGGAACGTCGGCGCCCACGCCCTTCTCGGAATGGTGCTCAATTCGCAGGGAAAGCTGGACGAGGCGAACAAGGAGTACCGGAAAGTCCTTTCGCTGTCGCCTCGAAATCCGCTGGCAGCGAACAACCTGGCGTCGAACCTCGCGGATTCGGGAGGAAACCTGGACGAGGCGCTGAAATTCGCCCAGATCGCGCGGGAAGCGGCGCCGGAAGACCCGAGCATCGCCGACACGCTGGGTTGGGTCTATTTCAGGAAGGGGCTCGTCGAATCGGCCTACCCGCTGATCGCGGACGCCGCGGGGAAGGTGAAGGAGAACGCCTCGATCCGGTATCACCATGGAATGGTATTGGCGAAGAAGGGGAAGAACCGCGAGGCGGCGGCGGAGTTGAAAACCGCACTCACGATGGATCCGATGTTCTTCGGCGCGGAAGAGGCGAGGAAGACGCTCGAATCCTTGAAATGAGAACTTCGCGGGCACGCATCGTGAGGAAAAGGAAAGGGGCGGCCGGAGCCGACCGCCCCCCCGATTCGGGAAAATCCATGCGGGGAAAGTTACATCCGGATCGTTTTTCTTCCCCAAGCGGCAAGCCCGATCAATCCGCTGCCCAGCAGGATCAGCGTCCCCGGCTCGGGAACCTTGGTGCTGCCGTCGAACTGGGTTATATGGCTGATGCCGCCGACGTTTGAAATTCTCTTGAATCCCATGGCCTCCAGGTCAATGACCGCGAAAGAGGATTCGTCGAGGTTGCGGAACAGCCAGTTCCTTTTAACGTCTCCATCCGTAACGTTCCCGGTTTTAATAAGGAAATATTCCGGAGCGCCCAACAGCGAATGCGCGTACACGCCAGGTTCGTAGCCTTCCACCGGCGACCATCCACTGCCGGTCGTGTCGTACTTGAAAGTCAACGTCAGATCGAGACCGAGAACTCCTTCCGCCCATGTGCGTTCCTCCGTGTCGCCGCTGTCGGAGAGTTTCGTCGACGCGAGCAAGGTGTCGATGCTCCCCACATCGGTGATCGCGAGGGACCAGGCCGGGGCGGCTAATGCCAAGAGGCAGCAAAGTACCGTTCCTTGCGCCAATAATTTTTTCATGGTTTGCTCTCCTTGCGTCCGGGATGCGTTCCTTCTACGATTGAATCGTACGCATTCTTTATGCCAACCCAGCGCACGGATATGGGAACCGTAACTATTTGAATAACATAGGATTCAATTCTTACATCCCCGGGGAGGAATATATGGGGGAAATATTTTCTCCATTGGGAGATATATTTGTATAAAAAGGGGATGTTATGAGGTTAGAGCCTGTGATTGTCGCGGCGGTGTCGGGCGGACCGGATTCGATGTATCTGCTCCATCGACTTCTGTCGGGAAAAAAGGACCGAATCGTGGTAGGGCACCTCAATCACGGGGCGCGGGGCCGGGATTCGGAGAGGGACCAGGAGTTCGTGGAGAGGATCGCCGAATCGCTTCGGCTGGAGCACGCAATCGGAAAGGGGAGGAAAAGGAATCCCGCATCCCCTGGGTTTGAAAAGGAAGCCAGGATCGAGCGGCACGAATTCCTGCGTCGGCTGGCGGCCAAAACCGGCTCCGGAAGGATCGCCCTGGCGCACACCGCCGACGACCAGGTGGAAACCGTCCTGATGCGGTTCTTCGAAGGAGCGGGGATCGGGGGTCTGAAAGGAATCCCACGGAAATCAGAGGACGGGATCGTTAGACCGATTCTCGATGAATGGCGGGAAGATATCCTGAAATACTTGAAGAGGCACATGATTCCGTGCCGGACCGACAAATCGAACTTCGATACCCGGTTCGAGCGGAACTGGGTCCGGCATGTCCTCCTCCCCTTGCTGGAAAAACGTTACGGCAAATCGGTCCGTAAGCGGATCTTCACGCTCGGCGAGCGATTCCGGGAGATCGATGATTACCTCGAAACCGAGGCGCGCAAATGGATCCGGCGGAACGTGAAGTCCGGTCGCGGCTCCGGTTCCATCACTTTGAGGCGGATTCCATTTTCCGACCTCCCATCGGTTCTCCGGATCCGGATCCTGCAGAACATCGGGTTCGACCGGCTCGGGCTGTCGCCGAACGAACGGCTGTTGATGGCGATGGATCGATCGATCCGCGACGGCGGCCCATCGGCCCGGGTCAAGATCGGGAAAGGTTGGGAGCTTTCCAACCGATATGGGGAGACGATGTTCGTCCATCACGGAAAACCCGGCCGGGAAAATGGAATGCCCTCCGTCCGGAAGGACGGCGGGGGGGGGCTCGTCGTGGAAGCACGGGGGAAGCTTGCTCCGGCCCTGGCGAAGCGGGTCGCCGCGAGGGGCAACGCCGAACTGTTCGACGCGGCGGTCCTGAAACTGCCCCTTGCGCTCCGTCCGCTGACGGCCGGAGACCGGATCCGGCCGTTCGGCCTGGCTTCAGAGAAGAAGGTCAAGGAGGTCCTGATCGACCGGAAGATTCCGCGCGGGGAACGGTGGGGTCGCCCGGCGGTGTGCGACGCCGAAGGGACCCTCCTCTGGATCCCCGGCGTGGTCCGGTCCGCACACGCTCCCGTGACGGCACGCACGCGAAAGACGGTCCTCCTGAAGTTGTCGCCCCCGAAATAGACAAGGTATTCCCCTGTGTTAATATGAGGTGTTTTTCCACTTATCAACAGGAGACGATCCCACTTGAACCAGTTCTATAGGAATCTCGCCATCTGGATGCTCATCGCCCTGGCGATGGTCTTCCTCTTCAACACCTTCAAGGCCCAGAAGGTCGAACTCGAGGAGGTTTCCTTCTCCGCCTTCATCCAGTCCGTGGACGCCGGAAAGGTGAAGGAGGTCACCATCAAGGGGCAGGAGATCACGGGAAAGTACGTCGAGTCCGCGGGCAAGGACAAGAAGTCGTTCCACACCTTCGCGCCGGACGATCCCGACCTGGTCAAGACGCTCCGCGGAAAGAACGTGCAGATCACCGCGAGGCCTCTGGACGACAACCCGTGGTACATGTCGCTGCTCGTCTCCTGGCTGCCGATGCTCCTGTTGATCGGCGTGTGGATCTTCTTCATGCGCCAGATGCAGGCGGGAGGAGGCAAGGCGATGTCGTTCGGCAAGAGCCGGGCGAAGCTCCTGACCGAATCGGGGAACAAGGTCACCTTCGCCGACGTCGCCGGCATCGAGGAGGCCAAGGAGGAGTTGCAGGAGATCATCGCCTTCCTCAAGGATCCCAAGCGGTTCACCAAGCTCGGCGGGCGCATCCCGAAGGGGGTGCTTCTCGTCGGCTCGCCGGGGACCGGAAAAACGTTGCTGGCGCGGGCGATCGCGGGCGAGGCGGGCGTGCCGTTCTTCTCGATCAGCGGCTCCGACTTCGTGGAGATGTTCGTCGGCGTGGGCGCCGCGCGGGTGCGCGACCTGTTCATCCAGGGGAAGAAGTCCGCCCCCTGCATCATCTTCATCGACGAGTTCGACGCGGTCGGCCGGCACCGCGGGGCGGGCTTGGGCGGCGGGCACGACGAACGGGAGCAGACGCTGAACCAGCTCCTCGTGGAGATGGACGGATTCGAGTCGAACGAAGGGCTGATCCTCATCGCGGCGACCAACCGGCCCGACGTCCTCGACCCGGCGCTGATGCGGCCGGGGCGGTTCGACCGGCAGGTGGTCGTCCCCAAGCCCGACGTGAAGGGGCGCGAGCAGATCCTGGGCGTGCACACCCGGAAGATCCCGCTCGACAAGGTCGTGAACCTCGAGGTGCTGGCGAAGGGGACCCCGGGGTTCACCGGCGCGGACCTGGCGAACCTCGCCAACGAGGCGGCGCTCCACGCGGCCAGCACCAATCTCGCCAAGGTCACGATGGACTGCTTCGAGATGGCCAAGGACAAGGTGATGATGGGGCGGGAACGGCGCTCGATGATCATCAGCGACGAGGAGAAGAAGTCGACGGCGTACCACGAGGCGGGACACGCGATCGTCGCGACGCTGACGCCCGGCGCCGATCCGATCCACAAGGTGAGCATCATCCCGAGGGGGATGGCCCTGGGGATCACGCAGCAGCTTCCGATCGACGAGCGCCACACGTACTCGCAGGATTTCCTGAAGAGCAACATCACCATCCTCATGGGCGGCCGGGTCGCCGAGGAGCTGGTACGGGGAGAGCTGACCACGGGCGCGGGGAACGACCTCGAGCGGGCCACGGCGCTCGCGCGGAAGATGGTCTGCGAGTGGGGGATGAGCGACAAGCTGGGGCCGGTCACCTTCGGGCAGAAACAGGAGGCGATCTTCCTCGGCCGGGACTTCACCCGGCACCAGGATTACAGCGAGGCCACCGCGAGGGACATCGACCAGGAGGTCCGCGGGATCGTCACCTCCTGCTACGAGCGTGCGAACTCGCTGCTCCGGAACCACCTGGAGATCCTCCACGCCGTCGCGAAGGCCCTTCTGGAGAAGGAAGTGGTCGACGGCGCCGAGATCAAGCGGATCATCGACGGGGGCATCGCGCCGGGAGGCCCCGAAGGGTCGCCCGAACCGGCCGGCTCCCCGGCCTGACCGCGCCGGGGAAACCGACCCCGGGTACGCCATTGAGACGATTCTCCGTTCCGATCCCCGGCGGCGCGCTCGATCTATCCGGCCTTCCGCTCGTCATGGGGATCCTGAACGTTACTCCGGATTCCTTCTCCGACGGCGGGTCGTACCGATCGACCGGGGACGCGGTCGCCCGCGCGCTGGAGATGGAACGGCAGGGGGCGGCGATCATAGACGTCGGCGGGGAGTCCACCCGGCCGGGATCGACGCCGGTGCCGATGGAAGTGGAGATCCGCCGCGTTCTTCCCGTCCTCGAATCGCTTCGGGGCAGGACCGGCGCGGTGATATCGATCGACACGACCAAGGCGGCGGTGGCCCGGGCGGCGATCGCCGCCGGCGCCCGGATCGTCAACGATACCAGCGCCCTGGCCGACGACCCGGAGATGGCGGAAGTGATCCGCGATTCGGGGTGCGCCGTGGTGCTGATGCACCGCCGGGGAACCCCCGAGACGATGCAGCGCGCTCCCCGCTACGAGTCGCTGTTCGACGAGATCGTCGCCGAGCTGGCCGAGAGGATCGAAACGGCGGTCGCTGCGGGGATCGACCGGGAAAGGATCCTGATCGATCCGGGGATCGGTTTCGGGAAGCGGCTCCCGGACAACCTGGCCTTGCACGATGTCCGGAATCTTTCGGTCCTCGACCGCCCGATCGTGTTCGGGCCGTCGCGGAAACGGTTCATCGGGGACGTCACGGGCGCGCCGCCGGGGGAACGGGTTTTCGGGACCGCGGCGTCGGTCTCGATCGCGGTGATGAACGGCGCGCACATCGTGCGCGTGCACGACGTGAAGGAGATGCGGGACGTGGTACTGGTGGCGGCGGCGCTCCGGGGAGCTAGGGAATGATGGAAGGGATCCTCTCCATCCGGGCGGTGGATGTCCTGGACATCCTGCTGGTCGCCTTCATCGTCTACTGGGTGCTCCTGTTCATCCGCGGGACGCGCGCCGTCCAGATGCTCATCGGGCTGCTGATCCTGATGGCGCTCTACGTCGTTTCGAAGAAGGCGGGGATGGTCACCTTCCAGTGGCTGGTCGGCAACTTCCTGGGCAATGTGCTCGTCGTTCTGGTGGTGGTCTTCCACAACGAGATCCGCCGGGGACTCGCAAAGATCGGGCAGTGGAGGCCGATGGGGGGACGGGGGCACGCCGGGGATCCGGACGTCGCGGAGGAGATCGCCCGATCCGCGTTCCTGCTGGCGCGGGAGCGGACCGGGGCCATCCTGCTCCTGGAGCGGGAGATGGGTCTCGAGGAGTTCGTCGAGCACGGGAAGAAGATCGACGCGCTCTTCTCGCACGAGCTGGCGGCGGCGATCTTTTCGCCGGGATCGCCGATCCAC harbors:
- a CDS encoding diguanylate cyclase; translated protein: MAPFDITGLPRCTIDFPLEITHEEISSLATPVNTLLKSSCLLGTSFELETTFESVFDIAEEIAGIEACGFLVAPEDAPGTWELRVNRRVDPFPPTERVPHIAAPAAIAARFGKTVLLDIDRDAWFRPICDTWGSSSLLAFPLRRDRDVVGTLVFGKRDSHPFSTIQVKLLWALSMQAENLLHRSDSMKALSYYSFLDPLTHLYNRRYFDNQLEKEILRSRRNGDSFSLLTLDLDGFKAYNHRFRPSAGDIALQEFAGILAGCVREVDTVARLGGDEFAIILLDGNTEGAQTLASRIIQRFKRHLLPGEENTRNERLSVSVGIASFPSDSFDRADLLTKVDRAQHAAKAQGGGRACCFHETCDSAPVKNTLQDLPVRKIYDASRSVVDMDKFLEILLFTGMQGLSAGRGSIVVKGADGDYSLCAAIGFSRREEHVAASGGFRPGPITHWVVDHQIPLVVSKAEDSPIGTPFTKNGYQTESFLSIPLTHRGQTLGALHLTNRKDHKPFTHDDLKTFAPISGEIAAILAQGMDFRENVRTFSLSILSSLSGALELRFPFLSGHAGRVRDLSIRIGERMGIGGAELASLSHAAELHDVGIVGIPGNLLSKKRRLNDHETDLVRKHPFLGAKMLEGVPGMEAARRAILEHHEHFDGSGYPYGLRGADISIPARILSVAEFYDSVVSDRPHRTAIAPEEAARLIRDGATTMFDPEVAVAFLELPPLSRHPSDNPN
- a CDS encoding tetratricopeptide repeat protein, with the protein product MAKHLKRGDEYAKEEKFKEAIIEYKNAVKAVPKDPMAHWKLAKASLDARDVRTAFVELQKTLELDPGNFEAMGKLGELYVVAGKQAEAMRIADNLVKSRPLDPEGYILLSGLAVRSGKVDEGILKLKKAVELDPKRIRTYLTIGNLYLAKRDPGNAKEWYEKALGADPNSVDALVARGNFLFGTGEREEGEKEYRKAIGLSREKETLRIALAENHLIHGRREDGEKELDAVIRELNSQKARKVLAEIKLETGRMEEAKPIVDGILKENGKDLDGKYLKGRIALAENRLDDAKGLFGDVVSQDAGMARARFYNGLTEIRQGRIEMGRKELEEAVKLEPSNARFRLLLGEIALRSGSPEAAEKAALEVLRQNGSNGLASMLLADSYLARKEWRKAEQIYQSMIKQLPKSPVGYMKMGLSRKLQRKPAEAAGFFAQAAERSPKDLSGFNEYVFALAAAKDTAKAKRVLDDRMAREPKNPILWDMTGRFQLAAGNKAEAEAAFLKCIEFAPDFTPPYYQLAVMYASQEKFSEAAKRLSKVIAQNDRNVGAHALLGMVLNSQGKLDEANKEYRKVLSLSPRNPLAANNLASNLADSGGNLDEALKFAQIAREAAPEDPSIADTLGWVYFRKGLVESAYPLIADAAGKVKENASIRYHHGMVLAKKGKNREAAAELKTALTMDPMFFGAEEARKTLESLK
- a CDS encoding PEP-CTERM sorting domain-containing protein; amino-acid sequence: MKKLLAQGTVLCCLLALAAPAWSLAITDVGSIDTLLASTKLSDSGDTEERTWAEGVLGLDLTLTFKYDTTGSGWSPVEGYEPGVYAHSLLGAPEYFLIKTGNVTDGDVKRNWLFRNLDESSFAVIDLEAMGFKRISNVGGISHITQFDGSTKVPEPGTLILLGSGLIGLAAWGRKTIRM
- the tilS gene encoding tRNA lysidine(34) synthetase TilS gives rise to the protein MYLLHRLLSGKKDRIVVGHLNHGARGRDSERDQEFVERIAESLRLEHAIGKGRKRNPASPGFEKEARIERHEFLRRLAAKTGSGRIALAHTADDQVETVLMRFFEGAGIGGLKGIPRKSEDGIVRPILDEWREDILKYLKRHMIPCRTDKSNFDTRFERNWVRHVLLPLLEKRYGKSVRKRIFTLGERFREIDDYLETEARKWIRRNVKSGRGSGSITLRRIPFSDLPSVLRIRILQNIGFDRLGLSPNERLLMAMDRSIRDGGPSARVKIGKGWELSNRYGETMFVHHGKPGRENGMPSVRKDGGGGLVVEARGKLAPALAKRVAARGNAELFDAAVLKLPLALRPLTAGDRIRPFGLASEKKVKEVLIDRKIPRGERWGRPAVCDAEGTLLWIPGVVRSAHAPVTARTRKTVLLKLSPPK
- a CDS encoding ATP-dependent metallopeptidase FtsH/Yme1/Tma family protein; the encoded protein is MNQFYRNLAIWMLIALAMVFLFNTFKAQKVELEEVSFSAFIQSVDAGKVKEVTIKGQEITGKYVESAGKDKKSFHTFAPDDPDLVKTLRGKNVQITARPLDDNPWYMSLLVSWLPMLLLIGVWIFFMRQMQAGGGKAMSFGKSRAKLLTESGNKVTFADVAGIEEAKEELQEIIAFLKDPKRFTKLGGRIPKGVLLVGSPGTGKTLLARAIAGEAGVPFFSISGSDFVEMFVGVGAARVRDLFIQGKKSAPCIIFIDEFDAVGRHRGAGLGGGHDEREQTLNQLLVEMDGFESNEGLILIAATNRPDVLDPALMRPGRFDRQVVVPKPDVKGREQILGVHTRKIPLDKVVNLEVLAKGTPGFTGADLANLANEAALHAASTNLAKVTMDCFEMAKDKVMMGRERRSMIISDEEKKSTAYHEAGHAIVATLTPGADPIHKVSIIPRGMALGITQQLPIDERHTYSQDFLKSNITILMGGRVAEELVRGELTTGAGNDLERATALARKMVCEWGMSDKLGPVTFGQKQEAIFLGRDFTRHQDYSEATARDIDQEVRGIVTSCYERANSLLRNHLEILHAVAKALLEKEVVDGAEIKRIIDGGIAPGGPEGSPEPAGSPA
- the folP gene encoding dihydropteroate synthase codes for the protein MGILNVTPDSFSDGGSYRSTGDAVARALEMERQGAAIIDVGGESTRPGSTPVPMEVEIRRVLPVLESLRGRTGAVISIDTTKAAVARAAIAAGARIVNDTSALADDPEMAEVIRDSGCAVVLMHRRGTPETMQRAPRYESLFDEIVAELAERIETAVAAGIDRERILIDPGIGFGKRLPDNLALHDVRNLSVLDRPIVFGPSRKRFIGDVTGAPPGERVFGTAASVSIAVMNGAHIVRVHDVKEMRDVVLVAAALRGARE
- a CDS encoding TIGR00159 family protein; protein product: MMEGILSIRAVDVLDILLVAFIVYWVLLFIRGTRAVQMLIGLLILMALYVVSKKAGMVTFQWLVGNFLGNVLVVLVVVFHNEIRRGLAKIGQWRPMGGRGHAGDPDVAEEIARSAFLLARERTGAILLLEREMGLEEFVEHGKKIDALFSHELAAAIFSPGSPIHDGAAVLRGNRIAAAGVILPIPAESADTRGMGTRHRAAFGVATETDAAGVVVSEETGNVTVFQDRTAKKVETADELREILTPLLFRKGDSGEGA